Within the Hypericibacter adhaerens genome, the region TCGTGCGCAAGGATTCGCCGATCCAGAAGCTCGAGGATCTGAAGGGAAAGACCGTCGCTTCCGTTCTCGGCTCGATGGACTCGCTCAATGCGCATAACCTGAAGGACGCCGGCAAGATCGGCGAGGTTCAGGATTTCAATGGCTGGGGCGAGCCCTTCATCGCATTGCGTAACCAGCAGGTGGATGCCGTCATCATCGACCAGATGACCTATCTGGGGCAGGTCGCGGAGCTCCAGGATCTGCGGCTCGTCGGCGAGCCGATGCCTTACCAGCCGAAACCCGAATGGGCCGAGGCCGAAAGCAAGGCCGACTACAAGTTGGGTGCGGCCGGGATCATCCTGCGTTCCGACGATGTGGAGCTCAAGGAAGCCATCGACAAGGCGATCGACAAGATGTTCGCCGATGGCACCCACGAAGCCCTGCTGAAGAAATACGGCGCTTGGGATCCCAGCCAGGCGAATCCGATGAAGTAAGACTGCCGACCGGAGGCGGCCCCAGGCATTCTGCCTGAAGAACCGGGCCGCCTCCGATCTTCCGGGCCGGGCCACCTGCGGTTCGGCCGGCGAAACCACCTCGCCAGAAATCTCCCCCGCCGCAGAATGAAAGTGCGACATCCCATGTTGAGGAACTATCCGGGCATCATTTCCGAAGAGGATTTCCGCTATCACCGGATGATCAGCATCTTCGCCTCGGAACCGGAGCCGCCCTTCGAGAGCGTGCCGGAGCAGACGGAGATCTGGGGGCGGCGCTGGGGATGCTCTAACGATGTCGGCCGGCTGCGGGTCGTGCTGATGCATCGGCCCGGCGACGAGCTCAACAGGGTCGATGTCGCCAAGACGATGCCCGAGATCGGCGGCTTCGGCGATCCCAAGACCGGCTGGTACTGGCGTGGTGCCGAAGGGCCGAACTTGGCCGCGATGCAAGAGCAGCATGACCGGCTGACCGCTCTGCTCGAGCAGGAGGGCGTGGAGGTCGTCAGGCTCAAGCGCACCGCCACCGGCCGCATGAAATCCTGCTACACGCGGGATTCCTGCATCGCGGTCAAGGGCGGCGCGATCGTCACGCGTCTGGGGGCCCGGGTCCGCCGCGGCGAGGAACGCCCGGTCGCGGAAACCCTGATCGATATCGGTTGCCCCATCCTTCGGACCATGAGCGGCAACGCCATCTTCGAGGGCGGTTCGTTCGCCTGGATCGACAGCGCCACGGCGGTCGCTGCCATCTCCTCGCGCGGGAACATGGAAGGCGTCCGCCAGCTCGAGGAAGTGCTGCGCTCGCAAGACGTCAAGCTGCTGGTGATCTCCGTGCCCGGCTATCGCCTGCATATCGATGGCGCATTCGTGATGGTGGACAGGGATACCGCCTTGATCAATCCGACCCAGCTTCCGTTCGATTTCCTGACGGAGCTGAAGGAGCGGAAGATCAGGCTCATCGACGTCCATCCCGAGGATTCGGTCTGGACCATCAATTGCCTGGCCCTGCGGCCGGGCCGGGTGGTGATGAGCGAGGGGGTGTCGCCGCGGACGGTGGACCGTCTCGGCGCTGCGGGGATCGAGGTGGTTATGGTACCTTACGCCAATGTGACCTCGGGCGGCGGTGGCATCCATTGCAGCACCTCGCCCCTGGTGAGGGACGATCTATAGGGGCCGAAGGTGACCTGGTTCAGCACGCGGTCTTGCGGCGAGGGTGTGACGCTGATCTGGGAGCCGGAGGTGAGGCTCGGCATCCGCTGCAACATCTGGCATGTCCGTGGCGGCGCGCGCGATCTCCTGATCGATTCCGGCATGGGGGTGGTGCCGCTGAAGGCCGAGCTCGGCGGACTGATCCGGGCAAACACGCTGTGCGTGGCCACCCACACCCATTTCGACCATATCGGCGGCCACCACGAGTTCCGCGAGCGGGCGATCCATCCCGCCGAGGCCGCCATCCTTTCGGCACCGACCCGGAAGAATACCGCAATCGACATCTATGTCGACGAGAAGACCTTTCTTTCGCCGCCCCATGCGCGGTTCGACTGGCACGACTACGATATCGAAGCGGCGCCGCCGACGATGCTGCTCCATGACGGCGATATCATCGAGTTCGGCGATCGCCGGGTGGAGGTCATGCATCTCCCCGGCCATACACCCGGCTGCATCGCGCTCTTCGAGGCAGCGACCGGGATCCTGTTCTCCGGCGACGTGATCTATGATGGCACGCTCTACGACAATCTGGAGAACTCCTCGATCCCGGACTATCGCCGCAGCATGAGGCGGTTGCGCGATCTGCCGGTGACGATCGTGCATGGCGGCCATCGCGAGAGCTTCGGGCGGGACCGCATGATCGAGATCATCGACAGCTATCTGGCGAAAACAGACGGCCAAGGCTGAAGATCGAACGGCCAAGGAGGGCGTACTCTCTTGCATAAGGACAGGCGGGCGGCATTGCCATGCTAGATTTCTTCGTCAATGTGGCTCCCGCTTATGTCCCCGCCTTGTTGCGGGGCGCGCTGGTCACCATCGAGCTCTCGTGCCTCAGCATCCTGCTCGGCACCGCC harbors:
- a CDS encoding MBL fold metallo-hydrolase, producing MTWFSTRSCGEGVTLIWEPEVRLGIRCNIWHVRGGARDLLIDSGMGVVPLKAELGGLIRANTLCVATHTHFDHIGGHHEFRERAIHPAEAAILSAPTRKNTAIDIYVDEKTFLSPPHARFDWHDYDIEAAPPTMLLHDGDIIEFGDRRVEVMHLPGHTPGCIALFEAATGILFSGDVIYDGTLYDNLENSSIPDYRRSMRRLRDLPVTIVHGGHRESFGRDRMIEIIDSYLAKTDGQG
- a CDS encoding dimethylarginine dimethylaminohydrolase family protein, whose protein sequence is MLRNYPGIISEEDFRYHRMISIFASEPEPPFESVPEQTEIWGRRWGCSNDVGRLRVVLMHRPGDELNRVDVAKTMPEIGGFGDPKTGWYWRGAEGPNLAAMQEQHDRLTALLEQEGVEVVRLKRTATGRMKSCYTRDSCIAVKGGAIVTRLGARVRRGEERPVAETLIDIGCPILRTMSGNAIFEGGSFAWIDSATAVAAISSRGNMEGVRQLEEVLRSQDVKLLVISVPGYRLHIDGAFVMVDRDTALINPTQLPFDFLTELKERKIRLIDVHPEDSVWTINCLALRPGRVVMSEGVSPRTVDRLGAAGIEVVMVPYANVTSGGGGIHCSTSPLVRDDL
- a CDS encoding substrate-binding periplasmic protein — encoded protein: MKLKRFLLRLALSLIVLAGLSTSFSARAETLAELRAGGTLRVGVGIMGLKPYIWQNPDGSYTGLEHDILQYVLKEIGVPKYEYVLTEWQTLIPGLKSDRWDIIMSGLGFNQERLGVGGIAFAHPHLLYVDYVIVRKDSPIQKLEDLKGKTVASVLGSMDSLNAHNLKDAGKIGEVQDFNGWGEPFIALRNQQVDAVIIDQMTYLGQVAELQDLRLVGEPMPYQPKPEWAEAESKADYKLGAAGIILRSDDVELKEAIDKAIDKMFADGTHEALLKKYGAWDPSQANPMK